The Mycolicibacterium hassiacum DSM 44199 genome includes a window with the following:
- a CDS encoding class I SAM-dependent methyltransferase has translation MTLSHDDLPGAFDAGAPAYDKLVGANPGYHDHLLLSARRIDIPGEGAGLRLLDAGCGTGASTAALLAVAPKAEIVAVDASAGMLARAAAKPWPPTVRFVHSRIEDLGSAGVGGPFDAILAAYLVRNLADPDRQLRAFCDLLRPGGTLAVHEYSVRDSVVATVIWNLVATLIIIPSGRLGSGDATLYRYLRRSVNRFDGAQAFCDRMRANGFTAVRRATVPGWQRGIVHTFVGQAPR, from the coding sequence ATGACGCTCTCGCACGACGACCTGCCCGGCGCCTTCGACGCCGGCGCGCCCGCCTACGACAAACTCGTCGGCGCCAATCCGGGCTATCACGACCACCTGCTGCTGTCGGCGCGGCGTATCGACATCCCCGGTGAGGGCGCCGGGCTGCGGCTGCTCGACGCCGGCTGCGGCACCGGTGCCTCGACCGCCGCGCTGCTGGCGGTCGCCCCGAAGGCCGAGATCGTCGCCGTCGACGCCTCGGCAGGCATGCTGGCGCGGGCCGCGGCCAAACCCTGGCCGCCGACCGTGCGGTTCGTGCACAGCCGGATCGAGGACCTCGGCAGCGCCGGTGTCGGCGGGCCGTTCGACGCGATCCTGGCCGCCTATCTGGTGCGCAACCTCGCCGACCCGGACCGCCAGCTGCGGGCCTTTTGCGACCTGCTGCGCCCCGGCGGCACATTGGCCGTGCACGAGTACTCGGTGCGCGATTCGGTGGTGGCGACCGTGATCTGGAACCTCGTCGCCACCCTGATCATCATCCCCAGCGGGCGGCTGGGCAGCGGTGACGCCACCCTGTACCGCTATCTGCGCCGCAGCGTCAACCGGTTCGACGGGGCGCAGGCGTTCTGTGACCGGATGCGCGCCAACGGGTTCACCGCGGTCCGCCGCGCGACCGTGCCCGGCTGGCAGCGCGGCATCGTGCACACCTTCGTCGGGCAGGCACCCCGATGA